From a region of the Mycobacteroides saopaulense genome:
- a CDS encoding DUF3662 and FHA domain-containing protein, with translation MGIVQRFERKLEDVVGDAFARVFGGSIVPQEVQASLRREAADGVRSAGQGRLLAPNEFFVLLSTGDHEKAADDRDLNADTFAEHLREYIRDQGWQTYGEVVVRFEQSPNLHTGQFRARGVVNPDTKRDRTHGAVTTAPTTPDPQPGASMTDNPGPQQGRPGEEYGREDDRYGRPDQDPRGQQPQGGQGYPPRQGGYEGGGYGQGQQYGQDYGRPPAGYEQGGYQQRPPQQGGYEQGGYGGGQDYGRPPAPPQQGGYGAPPQQGGYGEPPRPNYGEYEQGGGYGAPPQGGGYGGQQGPPPGQDYGRPPAYPQQGGGYGAPPQQGGYGSPQGGYGEPEYGDYEQGGYQSSPDYGAPAGGPGAGRTTVTLQLDDGSGRTYQLREGTNVIGRGQDAQFRLPDTGVSRRHLEVRFDGHAALLSDLNSTNGTTVNNAPVTEWQLADGDIIRLGHSEIIVRVQ, from the coding sequence ATGGGAATTGTCCAGCGCTTCGAACGCAAGCTCGAAGACGTGGTCGGCGATGCCTTCGCCCGCGTCTTCGGCGGCAGCATCGTCCCGCAGGAAGTGCAGGCCTCCCTACGTCGTGAGGCCGCCGATGGCGTCAGGTCAGCAGGCCAGGGCCGGCTGCTGGCTCCGAACGAGTTCTTTGTTCTCCTCAGCACCGGAGATCACGAGAAGGCGGCCGACGATCGCGATCTCAACGCAGACACGTTCGCCGAACACCTGCGCGAATATATTCGCGATCAGGGGTGGCAAACGTATGGTGAGGTTGTTGTCCGATTCGAACAATCACCAAACTTGCACACCGGCCAGTTTCGCGCGCGCGGTGTGGTCAATCCCGACACCAAGCGGGACCGTACGCACGGCGCCGTGACGACTGCCCCTACGACCCCGGATCCACAACCAGGAGCATCCATGACTGACAACCCAGGTCCCCAGCAGGGACGCCCCGGCGAAGAGTACGGCCGAGAGGACGACCGGTACGGGCGTCCCGACCAGGATCCGCGCGGTCAGCAGCCGCAGGGTGGCCAGGGATACCCCCCGCGCCAGGGCGGTTACGAAGGTGGCGGCTACGGACAGGGTCAGCAGTACGGCCAGGACTACGGCCGTCCCCCCGCCGGCTATGAGCAGGGCGGCTACCAGCAGCGTCCTCCGCAGCAGGGCGGCTATGAGCAGGGCGGCTACGGCGGCGGCCAGGACTACGGCCGTCCCCCGGCTCCGCCGCAGCAAGGCGGCTACGGAGCTCCACCGCAGCAAGGCGGCTACGGCGAGCCCCCTCGCCCCAACTACGGCGAGTACGAGCAGGGCGGTGGATACGGTGCCCCGCCGCAAGGCGGCGGATACGGCGGCCAGCAGGGTCCCCCTCCGGGCCAGGACTACGGCCGTCCTCCCGCCTATCCGCAGCAGGGTGGCGGCTACGGAGCCCCTCCGCAGCAGGGCGGTTACGGATCACCGCAGGGTGGCTACGGCGAGCCTGAGTACGGCGACTACGAGCAGGGTGGCTACCAGAGCAGCCCCGATTACGGTGCCCCCGCGGGCGGCCCGGGCGCCGGACGCACGACCGTCACCTTGCAGCTGGACGACGGCAGCGGCCGTACGTACCAGCTGCGTGAGGGCACCAACGTCATCGGTCGTGGTCAGGACGCGCAGTTCCGGCTGCCCGACACCGGCGTCTCGCGCCGTCACCTCGAGGTGCGCTTCGACGGACATGCCGCGCTGTTGTCCGATCTGAACTCGACCAACGGCACCACCGTCAACAACGCACCGGTCACCGAATGGCAGCTGGCCGACGGCGACATCATCCGGCTGGGCCACTCCGAGATCATCGTTCGGGTCCAGTAG
- a CDS encoding glutathionylspermidine synthase family protein, whose translation MRREHALPRSGWEQTVASQGMCYGTPARMADGSDRPYWDESVHYVFDMDEVLSLEATVEVLHSMCLEAVEHVILVGRYRDFGLPEWAWEHIEKSWRRRDPHLYGRFDLRYDGRRPPVLLEYNADTPTSLLEASILQWHWKTEVFPRDDQWNSLHEQLVARWKQISRQFPGAETHFAWSSADQTGEDHVTLAYLQECAAEAGLNTVGLPIEEIGWDHDLNRLVDLEEAPIESIFKLYPWEWMLDDDFGRHAVDLLPETLWIEPLWKTLLSNKAILAILWEMYPGHPNLLPAYIDSPHELTEYVRKPKLGREGANITVVGAGYETATGGVYGEEGYVYQLLDPLPEFDGMRPVLGAWIVGDESAGLGIRETAGLITDDGAAFVPHRIPPQ comes from the coding sequence ATGCGCCGCGAGCATGCGCTCCCCCGTTCCGGCTGGGAACAAACCGTTGCCTCCCAGGGGATGTGTTATGGCACACCAGCGCGGATGGCAGACGGAAGCGACCGTCCCTACTGGGACGAGTCCGTTCACTATGTCTTCGACATGGATGAGGTGCTCTCGCTCGAGGCAACAGTCGAAGTGCTCCACTCCATGTGCCTGGAAGCCGTTGAGCATGTGATCCTGGTGGGTCGCTACCGAGACTTCGGCCTGCCGGAATGGGCCTGGGAACACATCGAGAAGTCTTGGCGTAGAAGAGATCCGCATTTGTACGGACGTTTCGACCTGCGATACGACGGGCGGCGACCACCCGTTCTGCTCGAGTACAACGCCGACACGCCCACCTCCTTGTTGGAGGCATCCATCCTGCAGTGGCATTGGAAGACCGAGGTGTTTCCCCGGGACGATCAATGGAACTCCCTGCATGAGCAGCTGGTGGCGCGCTGGAAGCAGATCAGCAGGCAATTTCCTGGCGCGGAAACACATTTCGCGTGGTCATCGGCGGACCAGACAGGCGAGGACCATGTGACGTTGGCCTATCTTCAGGAATGCGCCGCCGAGGCCGGGCTCAACACCGTTGGCCTGCCCATCGAGGAAATTGGCTGGGATCACGATCTCAACCGCCTCGTCGATCTGGAGGAAGCGCCGATCGAGTCGATCTTCAAGTTGTACCCGTGGGAATGGATGCTGGACGACGACTTCGGCAGGCACGCAGTGGATCTGCTTCCCGAAACCTTGTGGATCGAGCCGCTGTGGAAGACGCTACTGAGCAACAAGGCAATTCTCGCGATTCTGTGGGAGATGTATCCCGGGCATCCCAATCTGCTCCCGGCCTACATCGACAGCCCGCACGAACTGACCGAGTACGTCCGCAAGCCGAAACTCGGCCGCGAAGGCGCCAACATCACCGTGGTGGGAGCGGGCTACGAGACAGCCACGGGCGGTGTCTACGGTGAAGAGGGGTACGTCTATCAGCTGCTGGATCCGTTGCCTGAGTTCGACGGCATGAGGCCGGTCCTGGGCGCCTGGATTGTCGGCGATGAATCGGCGGGCTTGGGGATTCGTGAGACGGCAGGCCTGATCACCGACGACGGTGCCGCGTTCGTTCCCCACCGGATACCACCTCAATAA
- a CDS encoding DUF350 domain-containing protein, which yields MNAAGYWSIVAHGAAAIWLYAAVGFALTAIGFFVLDWTTPGPLRQMVRAGLPNAAVILAAGLLSQAFVIVLAIYTASGNIVEGLVRTLVFGLIGIAAQTICIRLIEWVMGIDVGDILAHRKFVPAALVVAAAYLAVGLVIAAAIL from the coding sequence ATGAACGCAGCGGGATACTGGTCGATCGTCGCGCACGGTGCAGCGGCCATCTGGCTATACGCCGCAGTGGGATTCGCGCTGACGGCCATCGGGTTCTTCGTGCTGGACTGGACCACGCCGGGCCCATTGCGGCAGATGGTCCGAGCGGGTCTGCCCAATGCGGCAGTGATTTTGGCGGCGGGCCTGTTGTCGCAGGCATTCGTGATCGTCCTCGCCATCTACACGGCGTCGGGGAACATCGTCGAGGGACTGGTGCGCACGCTGGTCTTCGGGCTTATCGGCATAGCGGCCCAGACGATCTGCATCAGACTGATCGAGTGGGTGATGGGTATTGACGTCGGAGACATACTGGCGCACAGGAAGTTCGTGCCCGCCGCACTCGTCGTCGCCGCGGCCTATCTGGCGGTCGGATTGGTGATCGCTGCCGCAATCCTCTAG
- a CDS encoding DUF6670 family protein: MTRQPISRAFARLVLAGLRPLMDRRLEASRKPFTDKDILRPHATSGMWAATHYGVFIPDLPSPHRYLNTMTLIGAIGAELFDNDYLATPDARHTATVLSSTAAGEHHHYRAYDSLRDCNFADNGSVLRWGNDLQIEVDHPHVTVRGRYRQFSADVELTVTDQVSYFVKTPVYDHLSLLAEYTGVIVDATGATAISGLGTFEYARFLSHQSLTRRSLPEALKLPVDFFTYQIIDLGDGAQILLTDVRARGVAACLLAHVRVLGKSTEVYTDVRMDVTEYRENPSIDEEGRAMRIPHRLTWTVRDDRGHLVLAVEGLVDSPLRYGHGRGYTGAYSYTGEYQGNPVGGSAYMEWVDTRR; this comes from the coding sequence ATGACACGCCAGCCCATCTCACGCGCGTTCGCCCGCCTTGTCCTGGCCGGGCTGCGACCTCTGATGGATCGCCGCCTGGAGGCATCGCGTAAACCCTTCACCGACAAGGACATCTTGCGCCCGCACGCCACCAGCGGGATGTGGGCAGCCACCCACTACGGCGTCTTCATTCCCGACCTGCCCTCACCGCACCGGTACCTCAACACCATGACCCTGATCGGCGCGATCGGCGCTGAGCTGTTCGACAACGACTACCTGGCCACCCCCGATGCCCGGCACACCGCGACCGTCCTGTCGTCCACCGCCGCCGGTGAGCACCATCACTACCGTGCCTACGACTCCCTGCGCGACTGCAACTTCGCCGACAACGGTAGCGTCCTGCGCTGGGGCAACGACCTGCAAATCGAGGTCGACCATCCGCACGTCACCGTGCGCGGCCGGTACCGACAATTTTCGGCCGATGTCGAGCTGACTGTCACCGACCAGGTCTCCTACTTCGTCAAGACCCCCGTCTACGACCACCTGAGTCTGCTCGCCGAGTACACGGGCGTCATAGTCGATGCCACCGGAGCCACGGCGATCAGCGGACTGGGCACCTTCGAATACGCACGGTTCCTCAGCCACCAGTCACTGACCCGGCGATCGCTACCCGAAGCGCTGAAGCTACCCGTCGACTTCTTCACCTATCAGATCATCGATCTGGGCGACGGGGCCCAGATCCTGCTCACCGACGTCCGGGCACGCGGGGTCGCCGCCTGCCTGCTGGCGCACGTACGCGTCCTCGGCAAGTCCACCGAGGTATACACCGATGTCCGGATGGACGTCACCGAGTACCGCGAGAACCCGTCGATCGACGAGGAGGGGCGCGCCATGCGCATCCCCCATCGGCTGACATGGACCGTCCGCGACGACCGCGGGCATCTGGTGCTCGCGGTCGAGGGCCTTGTCGACTCGCCTCTGCGGTACGGACATGGGCGCGGCTACACCGGCGCTTACAGCTATACCGGTGAATATCAAGGCAATCCGGTGGGCGGGTCGGCCTATATGGAATGGGTCGACACCAGACGATAG
- a CDS encoding TetR/AcrR family transcriptional regulator yields MPRQEREQWILTAAANEFGESTFAASSMNGIAARAEVSKALVLAYFGSKEDLYVACVERAGERLATAIGEALTGSPVRTEVAEAVLTAIFTTLENRRSDWPVLYDKTVPPGRARDAARQQRTILREQAAAAVTRTLGAVGLHDDDDLSAATLVWENVVSALVQWWRHHPDRSADEMAGRARRVLTALSDRAVDETRL; encoded by the coding sequence ATGCCTCGTCAGGAACGGGAGCAGTGGATCTTGACCGCAGCCGCCAATGAGTTCGGGGAGTCCACCTTCGCGGCGTCGAGCATGAACGGGATTGCAGCGCGCGCCGAGGTGTCCAAGGCCCTCGTGTTGGCCTACTTCGGGTCCAAAGAAGATCTCTATGTCGCCTGTGTCGAGCGTGCCGGCGAGCGACTGGCCACTGCGATCGGCGAGGCGCTGACGGGATCACCTGTACGTACCGAGGTCGCGGAAGCGGTGTTGACGGCAATCTTCACCACGCTCGAGAACAGGCGCAGTGACTGGCCGGTTCTCTACGACAAGACGGTGCCCCCCGGGCGGGCCCGGGATGCTGCCCGGCAGCAGCGGACGATTCTGCGCGAGCAAGCTGCCGCGGCAGTGACCAGAACCCTTGGGGCCGTGGGGCTCCATGATGACGACGATCTTTCGGCGGCGACGCTGGTCTGGGAGAACGTGGTTTCGGCATTGGTGCAGTGGTGGCGGCACCACCCGGACCGTTCGGCCGATGAGATGGCCGGGCGTGCACGGAGAGTCCTCACGGCGCTGTCGGACCGCGCCGTCGACGAAACCCGACTGTAG
- a CDS encoding PE family protein — MNLNVVPEGLMATSAAVEALTARLAAAHAAAAPVIGAVVPPAADPVSLQTAAGFSARGVEHTGVAAVAVEELGRAALGVSESAASYTTGDMQAAATYLIARG; from the coding sequence ATGAATCTGAACGTTGTTCCGGAAGGTTTGATGGCCACCAGTGCGGCCGTGGAGGCACTGACCGCACGGTTGGCTGCCGCCCATGCCGCCGCCGCTCCGGTGATCGGTGCGGTCGTGCCGCCGGCGGCCGATCCGGTATCGCTGCAGACCGCCGCGGGTTTTAGTGCTCGCGGTGTGGAGCACACCGGTGTCGCGGCGGTGGCCGTCGAGGAATTGGGCCGGGCCGCACTGGGTGTGTCGGAGTCCGCTGCCAGCTACACGACCGGGGACATGCAGGCGGCTGCGACCTACCTGATCGCGCGAGGCTAG
- a CDS encoding PPE family protein, translating to MTAPIWMASPPEVHSALLSAGPGPGALLAAAAQWQALSVQYATAATELTQLLAATNAGPWQGPSAMQYVASHAPYLAWLTQQSAMSATNAVLHETAAAGYTTALAAMPTLAELAANHMIHGVLLATNFFGINTIPIAVNEADYIRMWVQAATTMSIYQGVSSTALAAAAPTEPSPMIMAPGGEMSRMTADMTGMAAQAQALESGTALDNSNNMIDQLMRFMTNPLGTLQDMIEDFMKNPIAAFFAWFPLLFFIAYEAFFIPFGFTFWGVLLSAPAWLPIVLGLALSALVPPAGIEEPGQQDEPGREPGRIERRNPHQDLQLVQVPSSPSIPTGSSSVPTTSSSPASPSPTPATAAPAYLVYAVREDPPAARFGPTLNEGSGAKAPAAGISAAAAAAASSRSRARRKRGAQIKDPAHQFMDMNSTVSPEFSEAAARQPVGVGASARGTGRLGFAGAVQAGAGATAAAGLAERDNSIAEALDGARTAPMLPTTWGADPEHNPDGPAEGGSSS from the coding sequence GTGACGGCTCCGATTTGGATGGCTTCGCCCCCCGAGGTGCATTCGGCGCTGCTCAGCGCCGGGCCCGGCCCGGGCGCACTGTTGGCAGCTGCCGCGCAATGGCAGGCGCTCTCGGTGCAGTACGCCACGGCCGCCACGGAGTTGACCCAACTGTTGGCCGCCACCAATGCCGGTCCCTGGCAGGGGCCCAGTGCCATGCAGTACGTGGCCAGTCATGCGCCGTATCTGGCGTGGCTGACGCAGCAGAGCGCGATGAGCGCCACCAACGCCGTCCTGCACGAGACGGCGGCAGCCGGGTACACCACGGCGTTGGCCGCCATGCCCACGCTGGCCGAGTTGGCTGCCAACCACATGATCCACGGCGTGCTGCTGGCCACCAACTTCTTCGGTATCAACACGATTCCCATCGCAGTGAACGAGGCCGACTACATCCGGATGTGGGTCCAGGCCGCCACCACCATGAGCATCTACCAAGGTGTCTCGAGTACGGCATTGGCCGCCGCCGCACCCACGGAACCGTCGCCGATGATCATGGCGCCGGGCGGGGAGATGTCCCGCATGACCGCCGACATGACCGGCATGGCCGCACAGGCCCAAGCCCTCGAATCCGGCACCGCACTGGACAACAGCAACAACATGATCGATCAGCTCATGCGATTCATGACCAATCCGCTGGGCACTCTGCAGGACATGATCGAAGACTTCATGAAGAATCCGATCGCCGCGTTCTTCGCATGGTTCCCGCTGTTGTTCTTCATCGCCTACGAGGCGTTCTTCATCCCCTTCGGATTCACCTTCTGGGGTGTGTTGCTTTCGGCACCGGCTTGGCTGCCGATCGTGCTGGGGCTGGCGCTTTCGGCGCTGGTTCCGCCTGCCGGGATCGAAGAGCCGGGCCAGCAGGACGAGCCCGGACGCGAGCCCGGACGGATTGAGCGCAGAAATCCGCACCAGGATCTACAGCTCGTACAGGTCCCGTCGTCTCCGTCGATACCGACCGGGTCGTCTTCTGTTCCAACGACTTCCAGCAGCCCGGCGTCCCCCTCGCCGACCCCGGCCACTGCGGCTCCGGCATACTTGGTCTACGCGGTACGGGAGGATCCGCCGGCGGCGCGGTTCGGGCCGACGTTGAACGAGGGCAGTGGCGCCAAGGCGCCTGCCGCGGGAATCTCTGCGGCCGCCGCGGCTGCGGCCTCGTCGCGTTCACGGGCGCGGCGCAAGCGCGGCGCACAGATCAAGGACCCGGCGCACCAGTTCATGGACATGAACTCAACGGTGAGCCCAGAATTTTCGGAGGCTGCCGCGCGACAGCCAGTCGGCGTGGGGGCCTCCGCGCGCGGTACAGGCCGACTGGGTTTTGCCGGCGCCGTACAGGCAGGGGCCGGAGCCACGGCGGCGGCCGGACTCGCCGAACGCGACAACAGCATTGCCGAGGCATTGGACGGTGCCCGCACCGCTCCGATGCTGCCGACCACCTGGGGCGCAGACCCCGAACACAACCCGGACGGTCCCGCCGAAGGGGGGTCCAGCAGCTGA
- a CDS encoding type VII secretion protein EsxS produces the protein MSLLDAHIPALVAAEGTFGAKTALMRSTISQAESAAISAQAFHVGESSAAFQAAHARFVEVAAKVNALLDIAQVNLGDAAATYVAEDAAAASRYVGV, from the coding sequence ATGAGTTTGCTTGATGCGCATATTCCGGCGTTGGTGGCCGCTGAGGGCACGTTTGGTGCTAAGACGGCGTTGATGCGTTCGACGATTTCGCAGGCCGAGTCGGCGGCGATATCGGCGCAGGCGTTCCATGTCGGTGAGTCCTCGGCTGCTTTCCAAGCCGCGCACGCCCGGTTCGTGGAGGTGGCCGCCAAGGTCAACGCACTGCTGGATATCGCCCAGGTCAACCTTGGTGACGCCGCGGCGACCTACGTCGCAGAAGACGCCGCCGCTGCCAGCCGTTACGTCGGCGTCTAG
- a CDS encoding WXG100 family type VII secretion target, whose amino-acid sequence MSQITFNYPAMLAHAGEMNTFSGVLTALGADLAAQQASLQAAWHGDTSMSQAAWQAQWNTAMEELVRAYRAMGSTHETNTLSMNARDMAEGAKWGA is encoded by the coding sequence ATGTCGCAGATCACTTTCAATTATCCCGCGATGCTGGCCCATGCCGGTGAGATGAACACCTTCTCCGGTGTGCTGACCGCTCTGGGCGCCGACCTGGCGGCTCAGCAGGCTTCTCTGCAGGCTGCCTGGCATGGTGATACCTCGATGAGTCAGGCCGCTTGGCAGGCTCAGTGGAACACCGCGATGGAAGAACTCGTGCGCGCCTACCGCGCCATGGGCAGCACCCACGAGACCAACACCCTCTCGATGAACGCCCGCGACATGGCCGAAGGAGCCAAATGGGGCGCATAA
- a CDS encoding DUF4873 domain-containing protein — translation MRLANDSAHTDDGVHYCGPATLIVDDEELDVSVRLRGFFQPIDGTYRWHGRITSATDSLAQFGRDRASGILRTAYGQSAVVVDEIDLWGRYRLRGSGRPPFPPPGESTES, via the coding sequence ATGCGACTAGCCAACGATTCCGCGCACACAGACGATGGGGTGCACTACTGCGGTCCGGCGACTCTGATAGTCGACGATGAAGAGCTCGACGTCAGCGTACGGCTCCGGGGCTTCTTCCAGCCGATCGACGGCACGTACCGCTGGCATGGCCGAATTACCTCTGCGACAGACTCGCTCGCACAGTTCGGCAGAGATCGTGCGTCCGGAATCCTCCGCACCGCCTACGGGCAGTCCGCTGTCGTCGTCGACGAGATCGACTTGTGGGGGCGGTATCGGCTGCGGGGTAGCGGACGCCCGCCGTTTCCCCCTCCCGGGGAGTCCACCGAATCGTGA
- a CDS encoding AurF N-oxygenase family protein yields the protein MSVEVTNQRGRVRGRPDIDPQLAMERRLKASTEKYYDPEIDIDWEAPIDPERPWLSPHRVSLEGTELWESLTREQRLEFGRQQLGSILILGIWFETALAIFLYHDLMVSPVIGSRSRYLLTEIGEETRHSTMFARLVEKMGEGSSAVEFRLPRLARGAVPFFSSLLPVGAAMYTAILMAEEVLDRLQREGMNDTGLQPHARAAMRIHVIEETRHVSFAKEEILRGYRQAGPAGRFFTRMTAAGAALVFPALALTNPRMYRAIGVNPVAGMLTGFFGRRYRENAQFLFGPMARFFYDAGIIRGVLARTLWRLSRALPEDVRESMRQDGGIPGSRTHLSLVRSAPDEKAQ from the coding sequence ATGAGTGTCGAAGTCACGAACCAACGAGGCCGAGTCCGTGGGCGACCGGACATCGACCCGCAACTGGCGATGGAGCGCCGTCTGAAAGCCTCGACCGAGAAGTACTACGACCCGGAGATCGACATCGATTGGGAGGCTCCGATTGACCCCGAGCGGCCATGGTTGAGCCCACACCGAGTGAGTCTGGAGGGTACGGAGCTGTGGGAGAGCCTTACGCGGGAGCAACGGCTTGAGTTCGGTCGACAGCAGCTGGGCTCGATCCTGATCCTCGGTATTTGGTTCGAGACCGCGTTGGCGATTTTCCTGTATCACGACCTCATGGTGAGTCCGGTGATCGGTAGCCGGAGCAGGTACCTGCTCACCGAAATAGGCGAGGAGACAAGGCATTCCACGATGTTTGCGCGCCTGGTCGAAAAGATGGGGGAAGGGTCCTCTGCGGTGGAGTTCCGTCTACCGCGCCTTGCGCGTGGCGCGGTTCCGTTCTTCAGCTCCCTGCTACCCGTGGGTGCGGCGATGTACACAGCCATCTTGATGGCGGAGGAGGTGTTGGATCGTCTGCAACGTGAAGGAATGAATGACACGGGTCTGCAGCCGCATGCGCGTGCCGCGATGCGGATTCACGTGATCGAGGAAACGCGACATGTTTCGTTCGCAAAGGAGGAGATCCTGCGCGGCTACCGCCAAGCAGGGCCCGCTGGACGCTTCTTCACCCGTATGACGGCGGCAGGAGCGGCGCTGGTCTTTCCTGCACTCGCACTGACCAACCCCCGGATGTACCGCGCGATCGGGGTCAATCCGGTTGCGGGCATGCTGACCGGCTTCTTCGGTCGGCGATACCGCGAGAACGCACAGTTTCTTTTCGGCCCGATGGCGCGCTTTTTCTACGACGCGGGAATCATCAGAGGTGTTCTGGCACGGACGCTTTGGCGGCTCTCCCGGGCCCTGCCGGAAGACGTGCGGGAGTCTATGAGACAAGACGGCGGGATACCGGGCAGCCGAACGCACCTATCGCTGGTGCGCTCGGCACCGGATGAGAAGGCGCAATGA
- a CDS encoding nitroreductase/quinone reductase family protein — protein MTRARTPDWVLETGARAMEASHRLLLAATGGRLGQRFGRNQTVELHVAGRKTGRRISTLLTSPVYAPERMVLVASKGGSSDHPDWYKNLVVNPVVEITAEGTTQTYRARTASADEKAQLWPSIVASFPGYDGYQRNTDRPIPVVICELTRD, from the coding sequence ATGACCCGGGCGCGCACACCCGATTGGGTGTTGGAAACGGGGGCCCGCGCGATGGAGGCCAGTCACAGACTGCTGCTCGCGGCAACGGGCGGACGGTTGGGACAACGCTTCGGGCGCAACCAGACCGTCGAGTTGCATGTCGCCGGCCGGAAAACGGGCCGGCGTATCTCGACGCTGTTGACATCACCGGTCTATGCGCCTGAGCGGATGGTGCTGGTTGCCTCGAAGGGCGGATCGTCGGATCATCCTGACTGGTACAAGAATTTGGTGGTCAATCCGGTTGTCGAGATCACGGCGGAGGGAACCACTCAGACATACCGGGCACGCACGGCCTCGGCGGACGAGAAGGCGCAACTGTGGCCGAGCATCGTCGCGTCCTTCCCCGGCTACGACGGATACCAGCGGAACACCGACAGGCCAATTCCCGTGGTGATCTGTGAGTTGACGCGTGACTGA
- a CDS encoding nucleoside deaminase, with protein sequence MDFAQRTIDLARRNVDEGGRPFATVIVKDGEVLAESANKVAQTSDPTAHAEILAIRDACTRLGTEHLIGTTIYILALPCPMCLGALYYCSPDEVVFLTTREAYEPHYVDDRKYFELNTFYGEFDKPWDQRRLPLRHESRDDAVAVYRRWQERNGGDRRVTGAPIAS encoded by the coding sequence ATGGACTTCGCGCAACGAACAATCGATCTGGCACGCCGCAATGTCGACGAGGGCGGTCGTCCCTTCGCCACCGTGATCGTCAAGGACGGAGAAGTGCTGGCCGAGAGCGCGAACAAGGTCGCGCAGACCAGCGACCCCACGGCACATGCGGAGATCTTGGCCATCCGCGACGCTTGTACCCGGCTGGGCACTGAACACCTGATCGGGACCACCATCTATATTCTCGCCCTGCCGTGCCCCATGTGCCTCGGCGCGCTCTACTACTGCTCGCCCGACGAGGTCGTGTTCCTCACCACCCGCGAGGCCTACGAACCGCACTACGTCGATGACCGAAAGTACTTCGAGCTCAACACCTTCTACGGCGAATTCGACAAACCCTGGGATCAGCGGCGACTACCCCTGCGTCACGAATCCCGCGACGACGCCGTGGCCGTCTACCGTCGGTGGCAGGAACGCAATGGCGGTGACCGGCGCGTCACCGGTGCGCCCATCGCGTCCTGA
- the cynS gene encoding cyanase gives MAHAQFDPTSREELAVTAVEAKVSKNLSWQQIAEAAGYSPAFVTAAVLGQHPLPHKAAEAVADLLDLGTDAATLLQTIPTRGSIPGGIPTDPTIYRFYEMLQVYGTTLKALVHEKFGDGIISAINFRLDVQKVPDPDGGHRAVITLDGKYLPTVPF, from the coding sequence ATGGCGCACGCGCAATTCGACCCCACCAGTCGCGAAGAACTGGCCGTCACGGCCGTCGAGGCGAAGGTCTCCAAAAACCTCAGTTGGCAACAGATCGCCGAGGCCGCCGGATACTCACCGGCCTTTGTCACCGCCGCGGTACTCGGCCAGCACCCGCTACCGCACAAGGCCGCCGAGGCCGTCGCCGACCTACTCGACCTCGGCACCGACGCCGCCACCCTTTTGCAAACCATCCCGACCCGCGGCTCGATTCCCGGTGGGATCCCCACCGATCCGACGATCTACCGCTTCTACGAGATGCTCCAGGTGTATGGCACCACGCTGAAGGCGCTGGTACACGAGAAGTTTGGCGACGGCATCATCAGCGCCATCAACTTCAGGCTCGACGTGCAGAAGGTTCCGGATCCAGACGGCGGTCACCGCGCGGTGATCACCCTCGACGGCAAGTACCTGCCCACCGTGCCGTTCTGA